One Methanolobus sp. WCC4 DNA segment encodes these proteins:
- a CDS encoding TRAM domain-containing protein has product MFNREESTAPVDAGETYDVTIEDIAREGDGIARVSGFVIFVPGTSVGDEVTIKVTKVLRKFAFGEVAD; this is encoded by the coding sequence ATGTTTAACAGAGAAGAATCCACAGCGCCAGTAGATGCCGGCGAGACATACGATGTAACAATTGAAGATATCGCAAGAGAAGGCGACGGAATTGCAAGAGTAAGCGGTTTCGTAATTTTCGTCCCAGGCACATCCGTAGGCGACGAAGTAACCATCAAAGTAACAAAGGTTCTCAGAAAGTTCGCATTCGGTGAAGTAGCTGACTAA